The DNA window TCTCCCTCCCGGCCGCTTTCCTCACCACATAGTAGATGTCGGTAACGGCGCTGGCAGTCAGAAAGCCTTCGACCTCGCCGCTTCTGCAGAGTTCCAGCACCCGTTCGGCGTGATCCGCGAAAGGCGTCCGGTCGACAAGGTAGTCGATGATGACGTTGGTGTCAATTAGGATCTTCATTGTACCTTGCCAGCCTTTCCTCGCGTATCTCCTCCCGGGTGACATCGACTCCCTTTAAAATGCCGCGCAGGGATTTAATTGCGTCTTTCTTCATGCTTTCGACGTTTGTAAGGAGCGCGACGTCCTTGCCGTTGCGGGTGATGATGATGTCCTCGACCGCGGCGCGCTCGATATACTTGCCCATGTTCATTTTTAGTTCGGTGGCTGAAACGCGCATGTCGTTCACTCCTTTCGCTTGCGCTGTGTTCAATTATATTATATGCATATTGTTCGATTTAGTCAATAATATTCTGTTCGATTTAATGCGACGCGGCAGACCATAGGGGGGTCAAAATCTCCGGTGGATATGTTTTGTGCAACGGGCGTGGGGTCGCGCGCGAAAAGTCGCGGTTTCAAACGGGGTATATCCCTCGTCGTCGCAAACTGCGCTGTGCTGCGCCCTCCTGACGGCGGGCATTCGCTCCGCTCCGTTACTCCTCCTCTCCCCACAAAGCCTGCGGCTTTGCGGGGGCCCCAATTAATTTTAGAATTGAGGTGATGTGTATGGCAAAGGACGGTACCAGCCGCGGCGGGGCGCGCATTGGCGCGGGACAGAAGAAAAAGCCGCTGGCTGACAAAATTTTGGAAGGAAACCCCGGCAGACGAAAGCTCATGGTAATGGAATTTACGGATGCTGCGGATCTGGAAGGCCAGAGCATGCCGCCGCCGAGGGAGTATCTCGCCGCAAAGCAAAAGAACGGCAAAACAACTTTGGCGGTGGAAATATACGAAAAGACATGGCAGTGGCTTAAGGAGCGCCGGTGCGAGCATCTTATCCCTGCGCAGCTTATTGAGCAATATGCCCAGAGCGTGGCGCGGTGGATCCAGTGCGAGGAATGCATCACCGAGTTCGGCTTTCTGGCCAAGCATCCGACAACCGGCAACGCCATCCCGTCGCCTTATGTAGCCATGAGCCAAAGCTTTATGAAGCAGGCGAATAACCTGTGGTATCAGATTTACCAAGTTGTGAGGGAAAACTGCGCCAGCGAATTTAAAGGGGCAACTCCCCACGACGACGTGATGGAAAAACTCCTGACCGCAAGAAGAGGTGGTTGATTTGAACATACAGAAAATCAGAGCCGGGCTGTTGAATCCCGCGGCATATAATCCCCGCAAGGATTTAAAGCCAGGCGATAAGGAATATGAAAAACTTAAACGCACGATAGAGGAATTTGGGTGCGTTGAATTAATCGTTTGGAACAAGCGGACAGGCAATGTGGTATCGGGTCATCAGCGGCTTAAAATTCTGCTGGAGTTCGGCTGTACGGAAATTGACTGCGTAGTGGTTGATTTAGATGAACAGAGGGAGAAGGCTCTGAATATTGCCCTCAACAAGATTCAGGGCGAATGGGACGAAAACAAGCTGGCCGAGCTGATGGCCGAGTTGGATGCAGGCGCGTTTGATGTGTCGCTCACAGGATTTGACGCTTCGGAAATCGACGAACTGCTCAATCGCTGGTACTCCAAGGAAGCGGTGCAGGACAGCTTTGACATAGACAAGGCGCACGAGGAAATCATGCAGCGCAAGCCGGTGACCAAGCGGGGCGACATCTGGATTCTTGGGAATCACCGCCTGATGTGCGGCGACTCCGGCAGCGAGGCCGACTTCGCAAAGCTCATGGACGGGGGTCACGCGCAGATGGCAGTTACCTCCCCGCCATACGGAGTGGGCAAAGAATATGAGAAGGCCGGAATCGAGCCGTGGTTTGAAACCGTCCGCCCGGTGATCAAAAATCTGTGCAGGCATGCAGATATTGTTTGCTGGAACTTAGGTGATCTCTATGCTACCGGCTCTCAGTTTATTGAACCCACCAGTGTATATAGCGTGAATATGTTTTTGGACAACGGCTACCGCCCCATATGGATCCGCATCTGGAAGAAGCAAGGACAGAACTTTGGCGTAGGCCCATATCACCTCGTTTCCAATAAACCGGTTCAGCAGTATGAATATATTTCCGCGTTTAGCAAAAACGGCGAGAGCGAGGAATACAACGATCAGGAGTATGTGTGGCTTTCGGCATTTGCCGGGCACAGCTATAAGTTCGTGAAGCGGCTGACCAAGGAGGAGCGTAAGAAGTGGGGCTATGCCGGCATATGGGAGATGACGACTGTCCGGGCAAATAAGGAGCATCCTGCCATGTTCCCAGTGGAGCTTCCATGGCGCTGCATCAAAATGCACAGCGACAAAGGCGGCATTGTGCTGGAACCGTTCTCCGGCAGCGGAACCACTATCATCGCGGCTGAGCAGACCGGGCGCAAATGCTATGCGATGGAGCTGTCGCCTGTATATTGCGATTTGGCGGTTAAAAGGTGGCAAGAGTATGCGAACGAAAAAGCGGTCAGGCTGGAGGGATGAGAATGGAACTGTTAATGATGAAAATAGCGGATTTAAAGCCTCATCCTAAGAATCCCCGCAAGCATCCGGAGGATTTGTTAATAAAACTGGAGGCTTCCATTAGAGAATTTGGGTTTACAAATCCGGTGCTGATCAGCAGCGACAATATGATTCTGGCCGGCCATGCAAGGTGCAAAGCCGCGGCAAGAATGGGAATTCAAGAGGTTCCGGCAGTGAGGCTTGCTTTGGAAGGAGCTAAAGCCGATGCTTATGTCATAGTGGATAATAAATTGAATGAGCTTGCCCAATGGGATACAGAGCTTTTGATGGATTTGATCAAAGACATAGACAACAGCGGCTTTGACGTCTCCCTTACCGGGTTTGACGCTGCGGAGATCGACGAGTTGTTCCGCGATAAAACTGCCGCCAATGTCAAAGAGGACAATTTCAATGCGGAAAAGGCGGCGGCGGAAATCGAAACTCCGGTTACCCAAAAAGGCGATATATGGCTGCTTGGCAGGCACCGGCTTATGTGCGGCGACAGCGCCTTGCTTTCAGATGTGCAAAAGCTGATGGACGGCAAAAAGACGAGGTTTGTTTTCACCGACCCGCCATGGAACGTGGATTACGGTTCGGATACCAGGCACCCAAGCTGGAAGCCGAGGCAAATTCTAAACGACAGGATGAGCACCGAAGAATTCGGCGCTTTTTTATTGAGCGCCTTTAACTGCATGCGCGAGGTTTCGGAGGCGGGGTGCATGACCTATGTGGTGATGTCCGCGCAGGAATGGGGCAACGTTATGAACGCCCTGCGGGAGGCGGGGTACCACTGGTCAAGCACGATTATATGGAAAAAGGACAGCCTGGTACTATCCAGAAAGGACTATCATACCCAGTACGAGCCGATCTGGTACGGCTGGCTTGAGGGGACGCGCCTTTGCCCGCTTAAAGACCGAAAACAGTCGGATGTCTGGGAGATACCCCGCCCGAAAGTGTCGGAGGAACATCCGACCATGAAGCCTGTTTCGCTTGTGGCCAAGACCATGCTCAACAGTTCCCGTGCGGGAGATTTGGCCCTTGACTTGTTCGGCGGTTCCGGCACAACGCTTATCGCCGCCGAGCAGACCGGACGGGTTTGCTTTATGATGGAGCTTGACCCGAAATACTGCGATGTGATTGCAAAGCGCTATGTTTCCCAGTTCGGGGATAACGCCGCATTCCTGCTTCGCGGGGATGAAAAAATTCCGCTCGCAGAAACACAGATCGCTTGAAAATGTCCTTGCTTTCCCTTCAAAACAGAGCGTTAATGTACCCCGCCAAAAAAGAAAGGTGGGATTTTTTTATGGGAATCAGAGCAATTTCAGCTTTTCCGGAGGGAGGTGTACGGAATGAGGAATAACAGCTTCCGCTTTTCACAGAAGGTTGCCGGCCAGGAGAGGAAAGTCATTGCCGCAATAATCGCCGAGGCCCTCGGAGGCCAGGTGCGTTATGCCGGAGCGCCGGGTTTTGCTTATGAGGCAAACGACGGGAGCCCCGCTGGCAGCTGGACGGTTGATAGGGACGGCGTGGTGCATTCGCCGGAAACCGGCCTTGACGAAATCAAAAGCGTCCGGCCGGTGATCGATGCGCTGAATATCGCCGGGCTGTCAGCGGAGGGGAATATGACGATTGCGCTTGCTTTGCACGGTTTTGGCGAGGCGAATCTTGAAAACCTTAAAAATATGCTGGCAAGCAAGGAAACGCTGCTCAAGAAAGCTCTGTCGGCTGACTGTGACATAGAAGTTTCGGCTGAAAACAACGAAATCACATTCCCTTTTTGGAATGCGACTTTAAATGCCGACGAGGTGCAGACGTATATCACGCTGGCAAGGCAGATGGCGGAACAGGCAAAGACGCAGAAGCGCGTGCTGGCTGCCGAAAAACCGGCGGACAATGAAAAGTACGCCTTCCGCTGTTTCCTGCTCCGGCTGGGGTTTATAGGGGATGAATACAGGACCGAGCGCAGGATATTGCTTTCAAAGCTGTCCGGCAACGGGGCGTACCGGAAAGGCAGAGCAAAGGCGGCGGATGAAGATGAATGATTTTCAAAACACCGCCTTCTTTGTGCGGCGTCCGTTTGCAATCGAGGATTTGAGAAAACCGCATCCGCATAAGGAGGAAAAGCCTTTTGCGGTTGTGAAAACCATCGGGCTTTCAAAGATTGACTATGAGAACTTCATTGCCGATCTGTGCGTTGGCCGCCGGTTTATTGAGGAAAACAAAGGGCTTTGCCGCATCGGCGAAGACGGCGTATGGCTCTGCCTGCTGGTGCGGCGGCGGGGACAGCCGGACGGAGTGCTGGTGATGCCGGACGGCACGGATTATCCCAAATACGCCGCATATTATCCGGGAGAGGAGGCAGACGAAGAATGAACAAAAACGGCTTTCCGCCAAAGGAAATAGTACTCCGGCTGCGGGAGCAATACCCGCCCGGATCGCGCGTGGAGCTCATACGCATGGATGATCCGTATGCCGCGCTGAAACCGGGAGATCAAGGCACCGTTTCATTTGTGGATGATATAGGGACTATTTTTGTGGATTGGGACTGCGGTTCAACCCTCGGCGTTGCCTATGGTGAAGACTTGATCCGGCGGCTGTAATGCGCCCAAATGTACACAAATCCCGCCGCGAAAAACTGTTGAAAATCTGGCGGAAACGCATGCAGAATTGCCTTGCTATCCTGTGTTTTCAATGGCCTAATGTACACTGCCAACGGGCAAAAAACACAGGGAAAGCGAGGAGAAAAGCGCAATGCTTGAAACGAGATTTGGAATCGAGGTTGAATTTACAGGGATTACAAGGGCGCAGGCGGCAAAGGTCGCCGCGGAGTTTTTGGGCGGGAGGATCGAAAGCGGAAACGATTATTACAACACGCAGAAAGTTATCGCGCCGGACGGACGGGTCTGGAAATTTATGAGCGACGGCAGCATCCGGACGCAGAAAAAGGAGCGCGGCCGGATTGTGGAGGCGGGCCGGGAATACAGCGTGGAGCTGGTAAGCCCCATACTCACCTACCGGGAGGACATTGAAACCCTGCAGGAGCTGATCAGGAGGCTCCGCAAGGCGGGCGCCTTTGCGGTGCCGAGCTGCTGTGGCATTCATGTTCATATTGAAAGCGCAAACCATACGCCGCGAAGCATCCGCAACTTCATCAACATCATTGCCAGCAAGAACGACCTGCTCTACAAGGCGCTGCAGATTGAGCCGGAAAGGATGCGTTTCTGCAAGAAGATGGACGCGGCGCTGGTGGAGAAGATAAACCGCCGCAAGCCCAAGACCATGGCGGCCATTGAGAGCATCTGGTACGAGGGTTACAGCGAAAGCCGGAGCACCCATTACCACAACAGCAGATACCATTTTCTCAACCTGCACAGCTTTTTCAACGGCAACGGAACAATCGAACTTCGCGGCTTCAACAGCGAGCTCCACGCCGGGAAAATCAGAAGCTACATAGTGCTTGCCCTGGCGCTGAACCATCAGGCGCTGACGCAAAAATGCGCCAGCAGCAAGAAACCGCAGGTCGAAAACGAAAAATTCGCCATGCGCACCTACCTCAACCGCATAGGGCTGATCGGCGACGAGTTCAAAAACTGCCGGGAGCACCTTTGCAAACACCTCGACGGCAACGCGGCATGGCGGTTTCGGGCGGCATAGATAACCGGGCGCTGGGGGCGGAGAGCCGCCCCTTATCCCGCGGCAAACGCAAGGAGGAAGATGCGATGGACAAGGAAAAAGGGACAATTTATTTGGCATACGGAAGCAACCTGAACTTGAAGCAGATGGCATACCGCTGTCCAACGGCAAGAGTGCTTGGACAAGCGAAACTCACAGGCTACCGTCTGCTGTTCCGGGGCGGCAGCGGAAGCGCGGTGGCGACGATAGAAAGGCAAAAAGGCGGAAGCGTACCGGTATTGCTTTGGAGAATCACGCCTTATGACGAGGAAGCGCTGGACCGCTATGAAGGCTATCCGCATCTATACCGTAAAGAAACGGTTAAGGTGCGTTTCAAAGGGCAGTGGGTGTCCGCAATGGCATATATCATGAATGACGGAAGGCCTTTAGGAACGCCGGGCCGCTGCTACTACGAGGTCATCCGGCAGGGATATATGGACGCGGGATTTGATATTTCCGTACTCAATAAAGCGGTGCGGGATTCGGCGGCGCAGGAGACGGCGGAGACATAGGGAAACGCGCTTCCAGTATGGATAATTTCATAGAAATCCGCTTGATAAAGGAGCTTCGGTTAGAGGTTCCTTTTTTCTTGCTCATTTACAGGAAAGGAGGCGGCAAAGCTGCGGAAGCTAAAGCGGTATAAGCCAACAAAGTTTATGGCGGAAGGTTCCCGATATGACAAGGAAGCGGCGGACGCCGCCGTTGCCTTTATCAACTGCCTGAAGCATACCAAGGGCGAATGGTACGGGATGCCCTTTGAACTCATTGACTGGCAGGAGCAGATTGTCCGGGATATATTCGGCGTCTTGAAACCCAACGGATACCGGCAGTTCAACACCGCTTATGTGGAAATCCCAAAGAAGCAGGGGAAACAGCTTGCCCTGGACACGCCTGTTCCCACGCCGGACAGCTGGAAGCGGATGGGGGAACTGAAACAGGGCGACCTTGTATTTGATGAAAACGGAAACCCCTGTTATGTTCTTGCCCTCAGCGAGATTGATGACGCCGAACAGGCATACAGGCTTACGTTCGGTGACGGCAGTTCCATCATTGCCGGGGCAAGGCACCTGTGGAAGGTGCAGGTCATTAACAATGGGCGAAAGGAAAGGCTTCTTCAAACGCAGCAGATGTATGAGGCCTTTTCCGCTTATCGAAAACGCCACAGGGACGCTCCTTTTCGCTCCATATACAGAATACCTGTTGCGGGCGCTTTAAAGCTGCCGGACGCCGAACTGCCGGTAGATCCGTATCTTTACGGCTACTGGCTGGGGAACGGGTGCGCCGCCAAGCCGGAGATAACGGTTCGCACATGCGATGTCGCGGGTGTGCTCAAAAGGATACCATATGAAGTTTCTTCCCTATGGAAAAACGTCGGCGACAGCGTGGTTGTGCGCATACCCGTTTTGAAAAGCGTATTATTAAATTCCCATCACAGCAAGCATATTCCTTTGGAGTATTTAAGGGCTTCCGAAAATCAGCGCTGGGAACTTTTGCAGGGGCTTATGGATTCCGACGGCTGCATAGGGAAATTAAAAGCGCAAAGCACCTATGTCAGCACGGAAAGACAGCTTGCCTTGGACGTCCGTGAACTGTTGTGGAGCCTCGGCATAAAAAACTCAATGACGGAAAGCCCGTCAATGCGCTGCGGCAAGCCTACCGGCAGAACGCTTTATACCATCAGGTTCACGTCATTTGCCGATCTGCCCACAAGCGGGCTTGCCAGGAAACTATGCCGCCGCAAGGAAACAGCCTCATCCCCGACCCGCTCCAATTACCACTACATCCATTCCATAGAGCCTGTAAAGGAGCGCATACCAATGCGGTGCATTCAGGTGAGCTCGCCGTCCCGCCAGTATTTGGCAGGGCCTTCCATGGTGCCTACGCACAATTCCGAGCTTGCGGCGGCCATCGCCCTATACCTGACCTGCGGCGATTTCGAGCATGGCGGCGAGGTGTATGGCTGCGCTTCCGATAGGCAGCAGGCTTCCATCGTATTTGACGTGGCGGTGGATATGGTGGAGCAATGCCCTGCGTTAAAGTCCCGTATTAAGCCGATATTGTCGAGAAAACGGCTGATTTACAGGCCGCTGGGCAGTTTTTATCAGGTGCTTTCAGCGGAGGCGTATACCAAGCATGGGCTGAACGTCCATGGCGTTATCTTTGATGAAATTCATACGCAGCCCAACCGGGAACTGTATGACGTTATGACCAAAGGTTCCGGCGACGCGAGAAAACAGCCGCTGTTTTTCCTGATCACGACGGCAGGAACCGATAGGAACTCCATCTGCTGGGAGGTGCACCAAAAGGCTGAGGACATCCTGCAGGGACGAAAAATCGATCCGACATTCTACCCGGTTATCTACAGCGCAGCCGATACAGACGACTGGACAAGCGAAAAGGTGTGGAAAAAGGTCAACCCATCGCTGGGCATTACAGTGGATATTGAAAAGCTGAGGGTGGCTTTTGAAAACGCCAAGCAAAACCCCGCAGAGGAAAACTTATTCCGCCAGCTTCGCTTAAATCAGTGGGTAAAGCAATCGGTGCGCTGGATGCCTATGGATAAATGGGATAAATGCGCCTTCCCCGTCGACGCCGACAGCCTGCGCGGTCGCACCTGCTACGGCGGGCTTGATTTATCCAGCACAACGGATATCACAGCTTTTGTTCTCGTGTTTCCGCCGCTGGATGAGGACGACAAATATCAGATTCTCCCGTTTTTCTGGATACCGGAGGACAATATTGACCAGCGTGTGCGGCGGGATCATGTGCCATATGACGTCTGGGAACGGCAGAGCTTTTTATACACCACCGAGGGCAACGTGGTTCATTACGGCTTCATCGAGAGCTTTATTGAGGAGCTTGGCATGAAATACAACATCAGGGAAATCGCCTTCGACCGCTGGGGCGCGGTGCAGATGACGCAGAACCTGGAAAGCATGGGCTTTACGGTTGTTCCCTTCGGGCAGGGTTTCAAGGACATGTCGCCGCCCACGAAAGAGCTGATGAAGCTGACTTTGGAGGAGCGCATCGCCCACGGCGGCCATCCGGTGCTGCGCTGGATGATGGACAATATTTTTGTCAAAACCGATCCGGCCGGCAACATAAAGCCTGATAAAGAAAAGTCCACCGAGAGGATAGACGGCGCGGTTGCGCTCATTATGGCGCTTGACCGTGCGTTAAGGCACAGCGGGGAGAATACCGGCTCGGTTTATGACGAAAGGGGGTTGTTGTTTATATGAATATCTTTTCCCGCATGTTCAAAGCAAGGGACAAGCCGAAAAACAGCCTGTTCGGCAATGCATACAGCTTTTTCTTCGGCGGCACATCCAGCGGCAAGGCCGTTAATGAGCGGACGGCCATGCAGACAACTGCAGTGTATGCCTGTGTAAGGATACTTGCAGAGGCCATCGCCGGGCTCCCGCTGCATGTGTACCGTTACAAGGAAGACGGCGGCAAAGAAAAAGCGCTGACCCATCCGCTGTATTACCTGCTCCATGACGAGCCAAACCCGGAGATGACTTCATTCGTGTTCCGCGAAACACTGATGAGTCATCTTCTTTTATGGGGAAACGCCTACGCTCAGGTTATCAGGGACGGCGCAGGCCGGGTGATGGCTTTGTATCCGCTTCTGCCAAGCAAGATGACGGTGGACAGGGCCCCGAACGGGGAACTGTATTACACCTACCGGCGGGACAGCGAGGAAAGCAGGACAAATCCGAAGGCGGGGCTCGTGTACCTGCGAAGCGACGAGGTGCTGCACATCCCGGGGCTTGGCTTTGACGGGCTGATCGGCTACTCCCCTATCGCCATGGCCAAGAATGCCATAGGCATGGCCATCGCCTGCGAAGAGTACGGCGCGTCCTTCTTCGCCAACGGCGCAAATCCGGGCGGCGTGCTGGAACATCCGGGCGTGCTCAAGGACCCGGCAAAGGTGCGCGAAAGCTGGAATGCCGTCTATCAAGGCAGCGCCAACGCCCACCGCATCGCCGTTTTGGAAGAGGGCATGAAATTCCAGCAGATCGGCATCCCGCCGGAGCAGGCGCAGTTTCTGGAGACAAGGAAATTTCAAATCAATGAGATTGCCCGTATCTTCCGTGTACCGCCCCACATGGTGGGCGACCTTGAGAAGTCGAGCTTTTCAAACATCGAGCAGCAGTCTCTGGAATTTGTCAAATATACGCTTGACCCGTGGGTGGCGCGCTGGGAGCAGGCCATCCAAAAGGCGCTGCTTTTGCCGTCGGAGAAGCGGACATACTTTGTCAAGTTCAACGTGGACGGCCTATTGCGCGGGGATTATGCAAGCCGCATGAACGGCTATGCCGTAGCACGCCAGAACGGCTGGATGTCGGCCAACGATATCCGGGAGCTTGAGAACATGAACCGCATTCCCGCGGAGCTGGGCGGCGATTTGTATCTCATCAACGGCAATATGCTTCCGCTGTCGCAAGCAGGAAATTTTTATGATAAGGAGGCAGATAAGAATGCAAGCAAAAACGCGGGCAGATAAGCCCAAAAACCCGCAAAACCCGGGGCGCGGATTGGGTCCAGCGTCACGCTGGTGGGATTGGGTGCAAAACGACGACGGCAGCCGGACTTTGTACCTTGACGGGCCCATAGCCGAAGAAAGCTGGCTGGGAGACGAAGTGACTCCCAAACAGTTCAAATCGGAGCTGTTGTCCGGAGAGGGCGATATAACCATCTGGATCAACAGCCCGGGCGGCGACGTGTTTGCGGCCAGCCAGATTTACAACATGCTGATGGATTACAAAGGTAAGGTAACCGTCAAAATTGACGGCATTGCGGCCAGCGCCGCTTCGGTCATTGCCATGGCCGGAGGCGACGTCTTCATGTCGCCTGTTAGCATGATGATGATACACAACCCAATGACCATAGCCATCGGCGACACCGAGGAAATGGAAAAAGCCATCGCCATGCTGGAGGAAATAAAGGAATCCATCATCAACGCCTATGAGCTGAAAACCGGGCTTTCCCGGGCGAAAATATCGCACCTCATGGATGCGGAAAGCTGGTTTAACGCAAGGAAAGCGGTGGAACTGGGCTTTGCCGACAGCATCCTGTTTATGGAGAATGAATCATCCCTATCCGAATTTGAAGTATCAGGAGGAATGATCTTCAGCAGGCAGGCGGTGACAAATTCCATCCTGCAAAAGCTTATACCCAAAGAAAAACCCAAAGGAACCCCGGTTGAGTCGCTGGAAAAGCGGCTTTATTTATTAAAACCGTAAGGAGGATTTGATTATGAGCAAAATACTGGAACTGCGTGAAAAACGGGCAAAAGTATGGGAAGCTGCTAAGGCTTTCCTTGATAGCAAACGCGGAAGCGACGGGCTGCTTTCGCCGGAGGACACCGCAACTTATGAGAAAATGGAAGCCGATGTTATTGCGCTGGGCAAGGAAATCGAACGGCTGGAGCGCCAGGCCGCCATTGACATGGAACTGTCAAAGCCGGTCAGCAATCCCATCACCAACAAACCCGCTCCTCAAAGCGAAACCAAAACCGGCAGGGCAACTGACGAGTATAGGAACGCGTTTTGGAAGGCCATGCGCAACAAGCTCAGTTTTGACGTACAGAACGCCTTGCAGGTGGGAACTGAAAGCGAAGGCGGGTATCTTGTGCCCGACGAATTTGAGCGCACTCTTGTGGAGGCACTGGAAGAGGAGGATATCTTCCGCCAGATTGCCAACGTCATTACAACCTCCAGCGGAGACAGAAAAATTCCGGTGGTGGCAAGCAAGGGCACAGCATCCTGGGTGGACGAAGAAGGCCAGATTCCGGAAAGCGACGACTCCTTCGCTCAGATCTCCATCGGAGCCTACAAGCTGGCGACCATGATCAAGGTGTCCGAGGAACTCTTAAATGACAGCGTATTCAATCTGGAGCAGTATATCGCCAGGGAATTCGCCCGCCGCATCGGGGCAAAAGAGGAGGAAGCTTTCTTTGTCGGCGACGGTTCCGGCAAACCTACAGGAATTTTAGCCAATAACGGAGGAGGCGAGGTGGGAGTAACCGCCGCAAGCGCGACTGCCATTACCCTTGACGAGATTATGGACTTGTTCTACAGCCTTAAGTCTCCCTACCGCAGGAACGCCGTATTTATCATGAACGACTCCACCGTCAAGGCCATTCGAAAGCTTAAGGACAATAACGGCCAGTATCTCTGGCAGCCTTCCGTTACAGCCGGAACGCCGGATACCATCCTCAACCGCCCGGTCAGGACGTCGGCCTATATGCCTGCCATTGCCGCCGGAGCCAAGACCATTGTGTTCGGCGATTTTTCCTACTATTGGGTAGCCGACCGCCAGGGCAGGGTCTTCAAGCGGCTCAACGAGCTGTATGCCGCTACCGGGCAGGTAGGCTTCATGGCAACCCAGCGCGTTGACGGCAAGCTTGTGTTGGCCGAAGCAGTCAAGATACTGCAGCAGAAAGCCTCGTAACGGGAGGTGCGGGCATGGGCGTGATTGACAGCCTGCTTCCGAAGGTCAAGGCAAATCTTGTTCTGGAGCATAACGAGGATGACGACTTGCTGAAAGGGTACATCCGCGCCGCCGTTTCCTATGCCGAGAGCTACCAGCACGTATCCGAGGGTTGGTATTCGGATAACTCCATGCCGCCCACCACCGAACAGGCTGTCATTATGCTGTCGAGCCATTTCTACGAAAGCAGGGATGGCTCGACGGCTGGTTTTTTCGGGGATAGCGTACAGGCGGGACAGCAGGTATGGAATACGGTGAATATGCTGCTGCGGCTTGACCGGAATTGGAGGGTGTGAGGGATGAGCTTTGGGAAAATGAACACATTTGTTGACAT is part of the Ferviditalea candida genome and encodes:
- a CDS encoding terminase TerL endonuclease subunit, which codes for MAEGSRYDKEAADAAVAFINCLKHTKGEWYGMPFELIDWQEQIVRDIFGVLKPNGYRQFNTAYVEIPKKQGKQLALDTPVPTPDSWKRMGELKQGDLVFDENGNPCYVLALSEIDDAEQAYRLTFGDGSSIIAGARHLWKVQVINNGRKERLLQTQQMYEAFSAYRKRHRDAPFRSIYRIPVAGALKLPDAELPVDPYLYGYWLGNGCAAKPEITVRTCDVAGVLKRIPYEVSSLWKNVGDSVVVRIPVLKSVLLNSHHSKHIPLEYLRASENQRWELLQGLMDSDGCIGKLKAQSTYVSTERQLALDVRELLWSLGIKNSMTESPSMRCGKPTGRTLYTIRFTSFADLPTSGLARKLCRRKETASSPTRSNYHYIHSIEPVKERIPMRCIQVSSPSRQYLAGPSMVPTHNSELAAAIALYLTCGDFEHGGEVYGCASDRQQASIVFDVAVDMVEQCPALKSRIKPILSRKRLIYRPLGSFYQVLSAEAYTKHGLNVHGVIFDEIHTQPNRELYDVMTKGSGDARKQPLFFLITTAGTDRNSICWEVHQKAEDILQGRKIDPTFYPVIYSAADTDDWTSEKVWKKVNPSLGITVDIEKLRVAFENAKQNPAEENLFRQLRLNQWVKQSVRWMPMDKWDKCAFPVDADSLRGRTCYGGLDLSSTTDITAFVLVFPPLDEDDKYQILPFFWIPEDNIDQRVRRDHVPYDVWERQSFLYTTEGNVVHYGFIESFIEELGMKYNIREIAFDRWGAVQMTQNLESMGFTVVPFGQGFKDMSPPTKELMKLTLEERIAHGGHPVLRWMMDNIFVKTDPAGNIKPDKEKSTERIDGAVALIMALDRALRHSGENTGSVYDERGLLFI
- a CDS encoding phage portal protein; amino-acid sequence: MNIFSRMFKARDKPKNSLFGNAYSFFFGGTSSGKAVNERTAMQTTAVYACVRILAEAIAGLPLHVYRYKEDGGKEKALTHPLYYLLHDEPNPEMTSFVFRETLMSHLLLWGNAYAQVIRDGAGRVMALYPLLPSKMTVDRAPNGELYYTYRRDSEESRTNPKAGLVYLRSDEVLHIPGLGFDGLIGYSPIAMAKNAIGMAIACEEYGASFFANGANPGGVLEHPGVLKDPAKVRESWNAVYQGSANAHRIAVLEEGMKFQQIGIPPEQAQFLETRKFQINEIARIFRVPPHMVGDLEKSSFSNIEQQSLEFVKYTLDPWVARWEQAIQKALLLPSEKRTYFVKFNVDGLLRGDYASRMNGYAVARQNGWMSANDIRELENMNRIPAELGGDLYLINGNMLPLSQAGNFYDKEADKNASKNAGR
- a CDS encoding head maturation protease, ClpP-related, with product MQAKTRADKPKNPQNPGRGLGPASRWWDWVQNDDGSRTLYLDGPIAEESWLGDEVTPKQFKSELLSGEGDITIWINSPGGDVFAASQIYNMLMDYKGKVTVKIDGIAASAASVIAMAGGDVFMSPVSMMMIHNPMTIAIGDTEEMEKAIAMLEEIKESIINAYELKTGLSRAKISHLMDAESWFNARKAVELGFADSILFMENESSLSEFEVSGGMIFSRQAVTNSILQKLIPKEKPKGTPVESLEKRLYLLKP
- a CDS encoding phage major capsid protein; this encodes MSKILELREKRAKVWEAAKAFLDSKRGSDGLLSPEDTATYEKMEADVIALGKEIERLERQAAIDMELSKPVSNPITNKPAPQSETKTGRATDEYRNAFWKAMRNKLSFDVQNALQVGTESEGGYLVPDEFERTLVEALEEEDIFRQIANVITTSSGDRKIPVVASKGTASWVDEEGQIPESDDSFAQISIGAYKLATMIKVSEELLNDSVFNLEQYIAREFARRIGAKEEEAFFVGDGSGKPTGILANNGGGEVGVTAASATAITLDEIMDLFYSLKSPYRRNAVFIMNDSTVKAIRKLKDNNGQYLWQPSVTAGTPDTILNRPVRTSAYMPAIAAGAKTIVFGDFSYYWVADRQGRVFKRLNELYAATGQVGFMATQRVDGKLVLAEAVKILQQKAS
- a CDS encoding head-tail connector protein; protein product: MGVIDSLLPKVKANLVLEHNEDDDLLKGYIRAAVSYAESYQHVSEGWYSDNSMPPTTEQAVIMLSSHFYESRDGSTAGFFGDSVQAGQQVWNTVNMLLRLDRNWRV